A window of the Hippoglossus stenolepis isolate QCI-W04-F060 chromosome 8, HSTE1.2, whole genome shotgun sequence genome harbors these coding sequences:
- the tlr21 gene encoding toll-like receptor 21, which translates to MSRLTHQFLSVALILGAAQLIRSYSFNNCIADSYSKGKGFKCINRKANNISAIISDLPPSVTNLTISLNLVRDIPINSFVSLQNLQNLRLDHNHLSNISQLAFNTLDQLHSLNLSFNNISQLHPLVFQGLYNLTFLSLTNNTLKQLPEGIFSSNLNLTTLIMGQNLLMNFSGIVASVSNLTNLKTLDLCFNSLTSLSHSNALLPTSLKVLYLCKNQLTTLGCERSFLVYINVLDLSYNSRLSTVAFQGVNLKHLNYLRLRSTSVKVVEFLNTSDIDAGRVDFSGTGLRNDSLLTELCKLLKSKVKKIKDLHLGSNSIMNLTNKTLYYCPEITRSLDLSHNQLRNTNCLTFLNRHTHIKSLNVEHNHLNSLQSCDDQTKVYVKELSYRYNRILSVSGAAFYNMPNIKTLLLNINSIAFLNRSALKGLRRLEQLRLDNNLLTDLFIDNFEDNVKLQTLNLRNNRISVIFNSTFHRLRNLTILDLGGNKITHINPSGLDGLISLSKLYLDGNNLQQVDSSFYHVFQDTLTVLDLQSNLIRFVTEATGSPFKNLSKLSDLKLDRQRPYGMTILPRAFFRGLHSLRSLYLTNNNLNDLYPDVFDDLTGLRFLNLDSCCVGVIKLRPGVFRNLRNLTDLIVENMGIQNFSKEVFGNLTQLRRLQMNRNVMQSIPVDALQSLPKLNYLDIRNIPLSCTCKNILLQNWTRYNSKVQVVYLYNLHCQSDPSIKFYNFDSKVCYIDLGEYLFFSTAAVIFLFTVSPLLYVKLYWKIKYSYYVFRSWFSEQWRRLREEEENCKYDAFISYNSSDEQWVMDQLVPNLEGNGSSFKLCLHHRDFELGRDIVDNIVSAVYSSRKTICVVSRNFLQSEWCSLEIQLASYRLFDEHRDVLLLVFLEPISERQLSTYHRMRKVMLKKTYLQWPGSDCTDPMQAQDLFWNQLRRGMRMESRLETEDGTKCVDKTEHLETSDEKYYLLP; encoded by the coding sequence atgtccCGTCTCACTCATCAGTTCTTGTCAGTTGCACTTATTCTTGGTGCTGCTCAACTCATCAGAAGTTACAGCTTTAACAACTGCATTGCTGACTCATACTCAAAGGGAAAAGGCTTCAAATGCATCAATCGAAAGGCAAACAACATATCTGCCATTATAAGTGATCTGCCGCCATCTGTCACCAATCTCACCATCTCCCTTAATCTAGTGCGGGACATTCCCATCAACAGCTTTGTGAGTCTGCAAAATCTTCAGAACCTCAGATTAGATCATAACCACTTGAGTAACATCAGTCAACTAGCTTTCAATACCTTGGATCAACTTCACTCCCTAAATTTGTCTTTCAACAACATATCCCAGCTCCACCCTTTAGTGTTTCAGGGGCTTTACAACCTCACCTTTCTCTCGCTGACCAACAATACATTGAAGCAGCTTCCTGAGGGAATTTTCTCTTCCAATCTCAATCTGACCACTTTAATCATGGGGCAAAACCTTCTGATGAATTTCTCTGGGATCGTGGCGTCAGTGTCAAATCTGACGAATCTAAAGACCCTGGACCTTTGCTTTAACAGTTTGACCTCGCTCAGCCACTCAAATGCGTTACTGCCCACATCCCTCaaagttttgtatttgtgtaaaaatCAACTGACCACGTTAGGATGTGAACGTTCATTTCTCGTGTACATTAATGTTCTAGACTTGTCGTACAATTCCAGGCTCTCAACGGTGGCTTTTCAGGGAGTGAATTTGAAACATTTGAACTATTTGCGTTTGCGTTCTACGAGTGTCAAGGTAGTGGAGTTTTTAAATACCAGTGACATTGATGCAGGACGTGTTGATTTCTCTGGCACAGGTCTGAGAAATGACAGCCTGCTCACAGAGCTATGCAAGTTGTTaaaaagcaaagtgaaaaaGATCAAAGATTTGCACCTGGGTAGTAATTCGATTATGAATCTTACCAACAAAACACTGTACTATTGTCCTGAAATCACAAGGTCTCTGGATCTATCCCACAATCAACTGAGAAACACAAATTGCCTTACATTCCTCAAtagacatacacacataaagagCCTTAATGTGGAGCATAACCATCTCAACTCCCTCCAATCCTGTGATGATCAAACCAAGGTTTATGTCAAAGAGCTGAGCTATCGTTACAACCGCATCCTCTCAGTGAGTGGTGCTGCTTTCTATAATATGCCAAATATCAAGACGCTACTACTTAACATAAACTCAATTGCTTTTCTCAATCGTAGCGCTCTCAAAGGGCTCAGACGGCTCGAGCAACTCCGCTTGGACAACAACCTCTTAACTGATTTGTTTATAGATAACTTTGAAGATAATGTCAAACTGCAAACGCTTAACCTACGCAACAATCGTATTTCTGTCATCTTCAATTCGACCTTCCACAGGCTCAGGAATCTGACTATATTGGACCTTGGAGGTAATAAGATCACTCATATTAATCCGTCAGGTCTGGATGGACTCATAAGTCTGTCCAAACTCTATCTAGATGGAAACAACCTCCAACAGGTTGACTCTTCCTTCTATCATGTATTTCAAGATACACTCACAGTGCTGGATCTACAGAGCAATCTAATTCGTTTCGTCACTGAAGCTACGGGGTCACCATTTAAGAATCTCAGCAAGCTCAGTGATCTTAAATTGGATAGGCAGCGGCCTTATGGCATGACTATTTTACCCCGCGCTTTTTTCCGTGGCCTCCACTCATTGAGATCACTGTATCTCACCAACAATAATCTCAATGATCTTTACCCGGATGTGTTTGATGATCTGACAGGCTTGCGTTTCCTCAACCTGGATAGCTGCTGTGTTGGGGTGATAAAACTACGACCAGGAGTCTTCAGAAATCTGAGAAATTTGACCGACTTGATTGTAGAAAATATGGGCATTCAGAACTTCTCAAAGGAGGTTTTTGGGAATCTTACACAGTTACGCAGGTTGCAGATGAACCGCAATGTGATGCAGAGTATTCCTGTGGATGCACTACAAAGTCTACCTAAACTCAACTACCTTGACATACGTAATATTCCTTTAAGCTGCACCTGCAAGAACATCTTGCTGCAAAATTGGACACGATATAACTCAAAGGTCCAGGTAGTCTATCTCTACAATCTGCACTGCCAATCTGATCCATCGATTAAATTCTACAACTTTGATTCCAAAGTTTGCTACATAGATCTAGGTGAGTACCTGTTCTTCAGCACAGCAGCTGTGATCTTCCTGTTCACAGTCTCTCCTTTACTTTATGTCAAACTCTATTGGAAAATCAAGTACAGCTACTATGTGTTCCGTTCCTGGTTTAGTGAGCAGTGGCGCAgactcagggaggaggaggaaaactgCAAATATGATGCATTTATTTCCTACAATTCTTCTGATGAACAGTGGGTCATGGATCAGTTAGTGCCCAACCTGGAGGGAAATGGATCGTCTTTTAAACTTTGCCTACATCACAGGGACTTTGAACTGGGCCGCGATATTGTGGAcaacattgtctctgctgtttacaGCAGCCGGAAAACTATTTGTGTGGTAAGCAGGAATTTCCTACAAAGCGAGTGGTGTTCCCTGGAAATCCAGCTCGCCAGCTACCGACTCTTCGATGAGCACCGAGACGTTCTTCTGCTCGTGTTCCTGGAGCCGATCTCGGAGAGGCAGCTGTCAACCTATCACCGCATGAGGAAAGTCATGCTAAAAAAGACTTATCTGCAGTGGCCGGGCTCAGACTGCACTGATCCAATGCAGGCCCAAGACCTGTTCTGGAATCAGCTACGTAGGGGGATGAGGATGGAGAGCAGACTCGAAACAGAAGACGGCACCAAATGTGTTgataaaactgaacatttagagACATCAGATGAAAAATATTACTTGCTACCTTAA
- the cnfn gene encoding cornifelin homolog has translation MAFQSNVISSQPQVSVTQYTVSSGLSDWSSNVCDCCEDCGICLCATFVPCILGCKVAQDNGDSCCVPFLPGAMIALRTSIRSRYHIQGSVCDDWVVMACLPLCGLCQMAREQKMRR, from the exons ATGGCGTTCCAGTCCAATGTGATCAGCTCGCAGCCTCAGGTCTCAGTCACACAGTACACTGTGTCCTCCGGATTGTCAGATTGGAGCTCAAATGTGTGCGACTGCTGTGAAGACTGTGGAATCT GTCTTTGTGCTACATTCGTCCCGTGTATTCTTGGCTGTAAGGTGGCTCAGGACAATGGGGACAGCTGCTGCGTCCCCTTCCTTCCTGGTGCCATGATTGCTCTGAGGACGAGCATCCGCAGCAGATACCACATTCAA GGCTCAGTGTGCGATGACTGGGTTGTCATGGCCTGCCTGCCTCTGTGTGGACTGTGTCAGATGGCACGGGAGCAGAAGATGAGAAGATAA
- the cxcr3.2 gene encoding C-X-C chemokine receptor type 3-2 — MDQVTPTAEDFLNYDYDYENDSSYSETSRTRAAPCLQGDIYGFAQRYSPVVYTLVFLLAVVGNVLVLCVIRRYRRSQSGGACAFSLTDTFLLHLAISDLLLAFTLPMFAVQWAHQWVFGLAACKISGALFSLNRYSGILFLACISFDRYLSIVHAVSSGWKRNTVHAQIACGLIWVVCLGLSGVDIIFKQVMSVNTGGQQSALLCHMWFEVNSKQWQVGLQLLSVVLGFGLPLLIMLYCYIRIFRSLCNATRRQRRKSLRLIISLVSVFVICWAPYNCFQLADSLHKLGAVDGGCQFGRVVDIGTLITESLGLSHCALNPLLYGFVGVKFRRELVRMCKGLLGPRRLLGMEGWKPRRPRRPTGSFSSAESENTSFSVMV, encoded by the exons ATGGATCAGGTCACACCAACCGCAGAAGATTTCTTGAATTAC gactATGATTATGAGAATGACTCCTCGTACTCTGAAACGAGCAGGACCCGTGCAGCGCCATGCTTGCAGGGGGACATCTACGGATTTGCACAGAGGTACTCCCCCGTCGTGTACACCCTGGTGTTCCTTCTGGCTGTCGTGGGCAACGTGCTGGTGCTGTGTGTGATCCGACGCTACCGAAGATCTCAGAGCGGCGGCGCCTGCGCCTTCTCTCTGACCGACACCTTCCTCCTTCACCTGGCCATCTCTGACCTCCTGCTGGCCTTCACCCTGCCCATGTTTGCTGTGCAGTGGGCTCACCAGTGGGTGTTTGGTTTAGCAGCTTGCAAGATCTCCGGCGCCCTCTTCTCACTGAACCGATACAGTGGCATCCTCTTCCTGGCCTGCATCAGCTTCGACCGCTACCTGTCCATTGTTCATGCCGTCAGCTCCGGCTGGAAGCGCAACACCGTACATGCCCAAATTGCATGCGGCCTCATCTGGGTGGTCTGCCTGGGCCTGAGTGGGGTGGACATTATTTTTAAACAGGTAATGAGCGTGAACACCGGGGGCCAGCAGAGTGCGCTCCTGTGTCATATGTGGTTTGAAGTTAACTCCAAACAGTGGCAGGTGgggctgcagctgctcagtgtGGTTCTAGGTTTTGGGCTCCCTCTGTTGATCATGCTCTACTGCTACATCCGCATCTTCAGGTCCCTGTGCAATGCCACTCGCCGCCAGAGGCGCAAGTCCCTCCGCCTCATCATCTCCctggtgtctgtgtttgtcatcTGCTGGGCACCGTACAACTGCTTCCAGCTGGCAGACAGTCTGCACAAGTTGGGGGCGGTGGACGGAGGGTGCCAGTTTGGCCGCGTTGTGGACATTGGGACTCTGATCACTGAGAGTCTGGGTCTGTCGCACTGCGCCCTCAACCCTCTGCTGTACGGCTTCGTGGGGGTGAAGTTCAGGAGGGAGCTGGTGAGGATGTGCAAGGGGCTGCTGGGACCGAGACGCTTGctggggatggagggatggaagcCGAGGAGGCCCAGGAGGCCGACGGGCTCATTCAGCTcagcagaaagtgaaaacaCCTCCTTCTCTGTTATGGTGTGA
- the LOC118113116 gene encoding C-X-C chemokine receptor type 3 isoform X1 gives MRCPAAGVGSENTKTPRPLSSDHFSSVPLQLRSHLEQMKNMEVDLGGFLSQNMTYDYDQDYEYKADDESEGSKAVLIPLLYSVVLVVGQLGNVLLLVILGQKRKSWSISDIFILHLGVADILLLATLPLGAVQAADGGWRFGTELCKISGAVFNINFYCGIFLLACISVDCCLSIVHNTQLFTHTKPARAHLSCLFAWFISLILTIPDWIFLTVKDVKGMKTVCVNDYSQSVSDWRLFSRLGHHTLGLLLPAAVLIFCCVRILLRLQQRSKGFHKQTAIMVLLPLVVVFFLCWVPYNITLIVDTFRNGSKGPKAGSFGEGSLKTALMVTAALGCVNACLRPLLYFGLCGNFRKRTLALLTCATDESKRSLWELGMGEEARPEQSHEAEEMKQMTNVEHQVQSPQC, from the exons ATGCGTTGTCCGGCTGCAGGAGTTGGGTCCGAAAACACGAAGACCCCCCGCCCTTTGTCCTCTGATCACTTCTCATCGGTCCCTCTGCAGCTCAGGTCACATCTCGAG CAGATGAAGAACATGGAAGTGGATCTTGGTGGATTTCTGAGCCAGAACATGACCTACGATTATGATCAGGACTATGAGTATAAGGCGGACGACGAATCGGAGGGCAGCAAGGCCGTGTTGATCCCGCTGCTGTACTCCGTCGTGTTGGTTGTGGGTCAACTGGGGAACGTGCTGCTCCTGGTTATTCTTGGACAGAAGAGAAAATCTTGGAGCATATCAGACATCTTCATCCTCCACCTGGGAGTCGCAGACATCCTGCTGCTGGCGACGCTGCCCCTCGGGGCTGTACAGGCCGCTGATGGCGGATGGCGCTTTGGGACTGAGCTGTGCAAGATCAGTGGAGCTGTTTTTAAT ATCAACTTCTACTGCGGGATCTTTCTGCTGGCGTGCATCAGTGTAGATTGCTGCCTGTCCATCGTCCACAACACGCAGCTGTTCACCCACACGAAACCTGCGAGGGCTCATCTCAGCTGCCTTTTCGCCTGGTTCATCTCCCTGATCCTCACCATACCCGACTGGATTTTTCTAACTGTGAAAGATGTTAAAGGAATGAAAACTGTTTGTGTTAACGACTACTCTCAGTCAGTATCTGACTGGCGACTGTTTTCACGCCTGGGCCACCACACACTGGGCCTCCTGCTGCCTGCAGCCGTCCTGATCTTCTGCTGCGTCCGTATCCTGCTCCGGCTGCAGCAGAGATCGAAAGGCTTCCACAAGCAGACTGCCATCATGGTCCTCCTGCCCCTGGTGGTGGTCTTCTTTCTCTGCTGGGTGCCATACAACATCACGCTCATTGTGGACACCTTCAGGAACGGTTCTAAGGGACCTAAGGCTGGTTCTTTTGGAGAAGGttctctgaaaacagctctgaTGGTCACAGCCGCTCTGGGCTGCGTTAACGCCTGCCTCAGGCCTCTGCTCTATTTCGGCCTGTGTGGTAACTTCAGGAAACGGACCCTGGCCTTACTGACATGTGCTACAGATGAATCTAAAAGGTCACTGTGGGAGCTGGGTATGGGCGAAGAAGCTCGGCCCGAGCAGAGTCATGAGGCGGAGGAGATGAAACAGATGACAAATGTCGAGCATCAGGTGCAGTCGCCTCagtgctga
- the LOC118113116 gene encoding C-X-C chemokine receptor type 3 isoform X2, whose product MRCPAAGVGSENTKTPRPLSSDHFSSVPLQLRSHLEMKNMEVDLGGFLSQNMTYDYDQDYEYKADDESEGSKAVLIPLLYSVVLVVGQLGNVLLLVILGQKRKSWSISDIFILHLGVADILLLATLPLGAVQAADGGWRFGTELCKISGAVFNINFYCGIFLLACISVDCCLSIVHNTQLFTHTKPARAHLSCLFAWFISLILTIPDWIFLTVKDVKGMKTVCVNDYSQSVSDWRLFSRLGHHTLGLLLPAAVLIFCCVRILLRLQQRSKGFHKQTAIMVLLPLVVVFFLCWVPYNITLIVDTFRNGSKGPKAGSFGEGSLKTALMVTAALGCVNACLRPLLYFGLCGNFRKRTLALLTCATDESKRSLWELGMGEEARPEQSHEAEEMKQMTNVEHQVQSPQC is encoded by the exons ATGCGTTGTCCGGCTGCAGGAGTTGGGTCCGAAAACACGAAGACCCCCCGCCCTTTGTCCTCTGATCACTTCTCATCGGTCCCTCTGCAGCTCAGGTCACATCTCGAG ATGAAGAACATGGAAGTGGATCTTGGTGGATTTCTGAGCCAGAACATGACCTACGATTATGATCAGGACTATGAGTATAAGGCGGACGACGAATCGGAGGGCAGCAAGGCCGTGTTGATCCCGCTGCTGTACTCCGTCGTGTTGGTTGTGGGTCAACTGGGGAACGTGCTGCTCCTGGTTATTCTTGGACAGAAGAGAAAATCTTGGAGCATATCAGACATCTTCATCCTCCACCTGGGAGTCGCAGACATCCTGCTGCTGGCGACGCTGCCCCTCGGGGCTGTACAGGCCGCTGATGGCGGATGGCGCTTTGGGACTGAGCTGTGCAAGATCAGTGGAGCTGTTTTTAAT ATCAACTTCTACTGCGGGATCTTTCTGCTGGCGTGCATCAGTGTAGATTGCTGCCTGTCCATCGTCCACAACACGCAGCTGTTCACCCACACGAAACCTGCGAGGGCTCATCTCAGCTGCCTTTTCGCCTGGTTCATCTCCCTGATCCTCACCATACCCGACTGGATTTTTCTAACTGTGAAAGATGTTAAAGGAATGAAAACTGTTTGTGTTAACGACTACTCTCAGTCAGTATCTGACTGGCGACTGTTTTCACGCCTGGGCCACCACACACTGGGCCTCCTGCTGCCTGCAGCCGTCCTGATCTTCTGCTGCGTCCGTATCCTGCTCCGGCTGCAGCAGAGATCGAAAGGCTTCCACAAGCAGACTGCCATCATGGTCCTCCTGCCCCTGGTGGTGGTCTTCTTTCTCTGCTGGGTGCCATACAACATCACGCTCATTGTGGACACCTTCAGGAACGGTTCTAAGGGACCTAAGGCTGGTTCTTTTGGAGAAGGttctctgaaaacagctctgaTGGTCACAGCCGCTCTGGGCTGCGTTAACGCCTGCCTCAGGCCTCTGCTCTATTTCGGCCTGTGTGGTAACTTCAGGAAACGGACCCTGGCCTTACTGACATGTGCTACAGATGAATCTAAAAGGTCACTGTGGGAGCTGGGTATGGGCGAAGAAGCTCGGCCCGAGCAGAGTCATGAGGCGGAGGAGATGAAACAGATGACAAATGTCGAGCATCAGGTGCAGTCGCCTCagtgctga
- the LOC118113116 gene encoding C-X-C chemokine receptor type 3 isoform X3, with protein MKNMEVDLGGFLSQNMTYDYDQDYEYKADDESEGSKAVLIPLLYSVVLVVGQLGNVLLLVILGQKRKSWSISDIFILHLGVADILLLATLPLGAVQAADGGWRFGTELCKISGAVFNINFYCGIFLLACISVDCCLSIVHNTQLFTHTKPARAHLSCLFAWFISLILTIPDWIFLTVKDVKGMKTVCVNDYSQSVSDWRLFSRLGHHTLGLLLPAAVLIFCCVRILLRLQQRSKGFHKQTAIMVLLPLVVVFFLCWVPYNITLIVDTFRNGSKGPKAGSFGEGSLKTALMVTAALGCVNACLRPLLYFGLCGNFRKRTLALLTCATDESKRSLWELGMGEEARPEQSHEAEEMKQMTNVEHQVQSPQC; from the exons ATGAAGAACATGGAAGTGGATCTTGGTGGATTTCTGAGCCAGAACATGACCTACGATTATGATCAGGACTATGAGTATAAGGCGGACGACGAATCGGAGGGCAGCAAGGCCGTGTTGATCCCGCTGCTGTACTCCGTCGTGTTGGTTGTGGGTCAACTGGGGAACGTGCTGCTCCTGGTTATTCTTGGACAGAAGAGAAAATCTTGGAGCATATCAGACATCTTCATCCTCCACCTGGGAGTCGCAGACATCCTGCTGCTGGCGACGCTGCCCCTCGGGGCTGTACAGGCCGCTGATGGCGGATGGCGCTTTGGGACTGAGCTGTGCAAGATCAGTGGAGCTGTTTTTAAT ATCAACTTCTACTGCGGGATCTTTCTGCTGGCGTGCATCAGTGTAGATTGCTGCCTGTCCATCGTCCACAACACGCAGCTGTTCACCCACACGAAACCTGCGAGGGCTCATCTCAGCTGCCTTTTCGCCTGGTTCATCTCCCTGATCCTCACCATACCCGACTGGATTTTTCTAACTGTGAAAGATGTTAAAGGAATGAAAACTGTTTGTGTTAACGACTACTCTCAGTCAGTATCTGACTGGCGACTGTTTTCACGCCTGGGCCACCACACACTGGGCCTCCTGCTGCCTGCAGCCGTCCTGATCTTCTGCTGCGTCCGTATCCTGCTCCGGCTGCAGCAGAGATCGAAAGGCTTCCACAAGCAGACTGCCATCATGGTCCTCCTGCCCCTGGTGGTGGTCTTCTTTCTCTGCTGGGTGCCATACAACATCACGCTCATTGTGGACACCTTCAGGAACGGTTCTAAGGGACCTAAGGCTGGTTCTTTTGGAGAAGGttctctgaaaacagctctgaTGGTCACAGCCGCTCTGGGCTGCGTTAACGCCTGCCTCAGGCCTCTGCTCTATTTCGGCCTGTGTGGTAACTTCAGGAAACGGACCCTGGCCTTACTGACATGTGCTACAGATGAATCTAAAAGGTCACTGTGGGAGCTGGGTATGGGCGAAGAAGCTCGGCCCGAGCAGAGTCATGAGGCGGAGGAGATGAAACAGATGACAAATGTCGAGCATCAGGTGCAGTCGCCTCagtgctga
- the cxcr3.1 gene encoding C-X-C chemokine receptor type 3.1 has product MENTMSEEDFDWTSLLEKGGTISVDGDNSWFDGLEYLYNDSIDNNGSCCEGGDVCDLSEGRNFEAVFIPVLYSVAFVVGILGNGVLLGVLVQSRKTWSVTDTFILHLGVADILLLVTLPLWAVEAAQPAGWTFGTPLCKITGAVFTFNFYCGIFLLACISMDRYLSIVHATQMYSRKKPWVVHASCFAVWNFSLLLSIPDWIFLEAVKDDRRNRIECVPNYYKFNSESVGDWRLASRLLYHTVGFLVPSAVLVFCYSCILRRLRSGSQGIQKQKAFKVIVAVVVVFFICWTPYNITLMVDTLHSANSSDTCGVRTSLEKAKTITSSVGYLHCSLNPILYAFVGVKFRRQLLDILRSLGCKIKKSAKFHSVVSSRRSSFWSESADTSNSIAI; this is encoded by the exons ATGGAGAATACAATGTCAGAGGAGGATTTCGATTGG actTCGCTGCTAGAGAAAGGTGGCACAATATCAGTGGACGGAGACAACTCTTGGTTTGATGGCTTAGAATATTTATACAACGACTCCATCGACAATAACGGCAGCTGTTGCGAGGGGGGCGACGTGTGCGACCTGAGCGAGGGCAGGAACTTCGAGGCAGTGTTCATCCCAGTTCTGTACTCTGTGGCGTTCGTTGTGGGCATCCTGGGAAATGGAGTGCTGCTGGGGGTTCTGGTTCAGAGCAGGAAGACCTGGAGTGTGACAGACACCTTCATCCTCCACCTGGGTGTGGCTgacatcctgctgctggtgaCGCTGCCCCTCTGGGCCGTGGAGGCGGCTCAACCTGCTGGCTGGACCTTTGGTACTCCCCTCTGTAAGATCACTGGGGCTGTTTTCACG TTCAACTTCTACTGTGGGATCTTTCTGCTGGCCTGCATCAGTATGGACCGCTACCTGTCCATCGTTCACGCCACACAGATGTACTCCCGTAAAAAGCCTTGGGTGGTTCATGCCAGCTGCTTTGCTGTGTGGAACTTCTCCTTGCTCCTCTCCATCCCTGACTGGATCTTCTTGGAGGCTGTGAAGGATGACAGACGAAACAGAATAGAGTGCGTTCCCAACTACTACAAGTTTAACTCTGAATCAGTAGGCGACTGGCGACTGGCATCTCGCCTGCTCTACCACACTGTGGGCTTCCTGGTTCCCTCAGCGGTCCTAGTCTTCTGCTACTCCTGCATCCTGCGGCGGCTGCGCAGCGGCTCCCAGGGCATCCAAAAGCAGAAGGCCTTCAAGGTCATCGTGGCCGTGGTGGTGGTTTTCTTTATCTGCTGGACGCCCTACAACATCACGCTCATGGTGGACACACTTCATTCCGCCAACAGCAGCGATACCTGCGGGGTCAGGACGTCTCTGGAGAAAGCAAAGACCATCACCTCCTCCGTGGGTTacctccactgcagcctcaATCCCATCCTGTACGCCTTTGTGGGCGTGAAGTTCCGGCGTCAGCTCCTGGACATCCTGAGGTCTCTGGGCTGCAAGATAAAGAAAAGCGCCAAATTCCATTCTGTcgtcagcagcaggagaagctcTTTTTGGTCGGAGTCTGCCGACACCTCCAACTCCATCGCTATCTGA
- the trim35-28 gene encoding tripartite motif containing 35-28, with translation MDEEPLPMTEELTCPVCKDIFRDPVLLPCSHSFCRECLQGCLQVKLLCPLCRKEWTEGQAISNRDLGKACEVFQREAGWLRSQQRPGEDICRIHLKPLELYCEKDEEPLCVGCFSQHNTHRLWSLKEGAPLCKKELSFRVDIFKKKVDSHRKMKLLLNNTVEHIKYQAGQAEKHIKAEFERLYEALRTEEARRLQVLATEEEQKIAAIEELIVKTNYEVVALKKLIDTLKTEMGNEDLNLLQNFKNLKIKAQWPHEDPCIPDDSLLNMGNHVGDLSFKIWKNLQTHVKYYPVVLNPNTASPWLSVSADLTSVKESSERLTVPENPERFDPCIFVLGAEGYTSGKHRWDVVVGDSAKWIVGVCKESVVRKKKFTVSTSRGVWSIGLSKGVYNALTPERTELQVQQRPNRIRIKLNIDKGDVSFWDGETEQHLISFTHNFNEKIFPIFGPGLHSEPMTLVQGKMAVHTS, from the exons ATGGACGAGGAGCCTTTACCCATGACGGAGGAGCTGACCTGCCCCGTGTGCAAGGACATCTTCCGGGACCCAGTCCTGCTGCCctgcagccacagcttctgCCGGGAGTGTCTGCAGGGGTGTCTGCAGGTGAAACTCTTGTGTCCGCTGTGCCGCAAGGAGTGGACGGAGGGACAGGCCATCTCCAACCGGGATCTCGGCAAAGCCTGCGAGGTCTTCCAGCGAGAGGCCGGCTGGCTGCGGAGCCAGCAGCGGCCCGGAGAGGACATCTGCCGGATCCACCTGAAGCCGCTGGAGCTGTACTGCGAGAAGGACGAGGAGCCGCTGTGCGTGGGCTGCTTCTCCCAGCACAACACGCACAGGCTGTGGTCGCTGAAAGAGGGAGCTCCGCTGTGTAAG AAGGAGCTCAGTTTCAGAGTGgacatctttaaaaagaaagtggATTCGCACAGGAAGATGAAACTCCTTCTCAACAACACAGTGGAGCACATCAAG TATCAAGCTGGGCAGGCGGAGAAACACATCAAGGCAGAGTTTGAGAGGCTCTACGAAGCACTTCGCACGGAGGAAGCTCGGCGTCTTCAAGTCCTCGCtactgaggaggagcagaagattGCTGCCATAGAGGAGCTGATTGTCAAGACAAACTACGAAGTCGTCGCTCTGAAAAAGCTCATCGATACTTTGAAGACGGAAATGGGCAACGAGGATCTTAACCTCCTGCAG aaTTTCAAGAATTTGAAGATAAA AGCCCAGTGGCCTCATGAAGACCCTTGCATCCCTGATGACTCTCTTTTGAACATGGGCAATCATGTTGGTGATTTGAGCTTCAAAATCTGGAAGAATCTGCAAACCCATGTCAAATACT atcCAGTGGTGCTGAACCCAAACACAGCTTCTCCATGGCTGTCCGTGAGCGCTGACCTGACCAGTGTGAAGGAAAGCTCAGAGCGGCTGACCGTCCCGGAAAACCCGGAGCGCTTCGACCCCTGTATCTTTGTCCTGGGAGCTGAAGGTTACACCTCCGGGAAACACAGATGGGATGTTGTCGTTGGTGACAGCGCGAAATGGATTGTGGGAGTATGCAAAGAGTCGGTGGTCCGCAAAAAGAAGTTCACGGTGTCTACGAGCCGCGGTGTGTGGTCCATAGGCCTCAGCAAAGGGGTGTACAATGCCCTCACACCTGAGCGTACAGAACTGCAGGTGCAGCAGCGTCCAAACAGGATTCGCATCAAGCTAAACATAGATAAGGGGGATGTGTCATTTTGGGATGGGGAAACAGAACAGCATCTCATCAGTTTTACACACAATTTTAACGAGAAGATTTTTCCCATTTTTGGCCCAGGGCTCCATAGTGAACCTATGACTCTGGTTCAAGGAAAAATGGCCGTGCACACTTCATAA